One genomic region from Candidatus Saccharimonadia bacterium encodes:
- a CDS encoding TIGR03619 family F420-dependent LLM class oxidoreductase has protein sequence SLAAAAAVTKTIKLATGICLVVERDPIHTAKEVSTVDQLSSGRFIFGVGGGWNEEEMANHGTAFATRFKLMRERIQAMKQIWTQSTAAFDGEFVKFEPMMQWPKPLQKPYPPIVVGGAFPHAARRAIAYGDGWIPIGGRELDPLEVLPQFRQMAKDAGRDPASLSFNVFGAPRDLEALKRYRDAGVDRVVLMLPPKPRDAILPMLDESAPLVTAL, from the coding sequence CTCGCTGGCCGCTGCCGCCGCGGTGACGAAAACCATCAAGCTTGCGACGGGGATCTGTCTTGTCGTCGAGCGCGATCCAATCCACACCGCCAAGGAGGTATCGACCGTCGACCAGCTTTCCTCGGGCCGGTTCATTTTTGGCGTTGGCGGGGGTTGGAACGAGGAGGAGATGGCCAATCACGGCACTGCGTTTGCAACCCGCTTCAAGCTGATGCGTGAGCGGATCCAGGCGATGAAGCAAATCTGGACGCAGTCGACGGCGGCATTCGACGGCGAATTCGTCAAGTTCGAACCCATGATGCAGTGGCCCAAACCGCTTCAAAAACCTTACCCACCCATCGTTGTTGGGGGCGCATTCCCCCACGCAGCAAGACGGGCGATCGCCTACGGCGACGGCTGGATTCCGATCGGCGGGCGCGAGCTGGATCCGCTCGAGGTGCTGCCGCAATTCCGTCAAATGGCAAAGGACGCTGGCCGCGATCCCGCGTCGCTCTCCTTCAACGTCTTCGGGGCACCCCGAGATTTAGAGGCGCTAAAACGCTACCGTGACGCCGGCGTTGATCGCGTCGTCCTGATGCTTCCGCCCAAGCCCCGCGACGCGATTTTGCCCATGCTGGATGAAAGCGCGCCCCTCGTGACGGCGCTCTAA